The Mastacembelus armatus chromosome 14, fMasArm1.2, whole genome shotgun sequence genomic interval CCGCTAGCTAACGTCGGCTAACGCTGGATGCCAGCACTGGGTGCTCCTGGATCTCAGTTTGCAAGCCGCTGGAAGGGAAAAGGCGCTTGTTAATCCAGCTGGGCTCTGCTAACCTCATCTAGCTCGGTGACATTAGTTGGGCGAGAATGGCAACGTCGGCTCTGTACGCCTGTACGAAGTGTAACCAGCGGTATCCTTTCGAGGAGCTGTCGCAGGGCCAGCAGCTGTGCAAGGtttgggagtgtgtgtgtgtgtgtgatcgaGAATGACTGTAAACAAGACACAAACAATTCGGAGCTTTAAGAGTGTAGAGGTGTGCAGTTGTTGTTGCAGAAAGGCAGCAAGTTAGCCGGACTCAGATTATGTAACAGCCTTGATCTTTCCAACCTAATACAGTAACTGTAACCTTGTGGAGATCACTGTGTATGACCATGCTGTTTGTTAAAATGACATTCATAAATTCCAGCTGAATATTTACCCATAGGGCATTGGGATCATCATGCTTGAAGAACTGCCATTAATGTACATACTTGTTGCTCTTGCTGAGCTTCAAATGTGGAGCTGCAGCCGATGAACAGACCTTTTTATGTAAGAGAAGCTACATAATGGGCGAGGGTTTTCTGTTGCCATGTGTTTATTAACTTCACAGTCAGAGTGCATTGATTTTTCTCAAGGCAAGGGGAGCACACAAAACTGGAAAGTGGTGTCACTTTAGAAAGTTGTCCCCTGGATTTAGAGAACTTTCCTTTGCACGGGATAGTTAAAGCACAAGATCAGCTGATGAACACTATGGTGCAGTTACATGTAGAGTTCTCTCTggaggatttttaaaaatattttaaaatgccaaGAAAAGTTATAGTTATCCAGCAATGTTTTTATCTGCCCTCAGAGTCAGTCTTGTATGCACATGCCACAAACGTTTTAGCCAAAAGGTATTGATCAACACACATCAGGTTGTGCTGATGTATAGAATAacttatataatattatatatcatatataagTATTTCTGTCTATCAAACAGCATGTGAAACACTTTGCCAGTAAACTTTAATGAAGGTTATTGGTTCTGTTACCATAGGAGTGTCGCATCGCACACCCGATAGTGAAGTGCACATACTGCAGATCGGAGTTCCAGCAGGAAAGGTGAGATGTGAACACCCAGTAATGAATTCCATCTTTTGCTTATGCTAATACAGTGAATTTGTATGTGctttatgtaaaatgtttattcttTACAGTAAAACCAATACAATCTGCAAGAAATGTGCCCAGAACGTCAAACAATTTGGAACTGTGAGTTTCACCCGTTATTAACTTTAGTTGGCATTTACTGATTCAGTTTGCACTTTAAAATAGCattgtaattacacatttaccTTGCTAACATTTAACACTGTATTTTGTCTGCCTTTACAGCCCAAGCCCTGCCAGTACTGTAACATCATTGCAGCATTTATTGGGACTAAGTGCCAGCGATGTACTAACTCAGAGAAGAAATATGGACCTCCACAGACCTGCGAGCAGTGCAAACAGCAGTGCGCCTTTGACCGCAAAGAGGAAGGCAGGAGAAAGGTATAAAGCTGACACACATGTAGTCTTATTAAACAGTCAGGGTGTAAcagtgttttatatgttttcttaCCTTTTCTTACAGGTGGATGGGAAACTGTTATGCTGGCTCTGTACTCTGTCCTACCGCCGAGTCCTGCAGAAGACCAAGGAGCAGAGAAAGGGCTTCGGGTCCTCCAACTCCTCATCTCTGAATGAGAAAGACCATCACTCCAGATcgcaccatcatcaccaccatcaccaacacagacacagtagcTCACACCACAAGTATGCCCTCTGTTGTGTCGCCTCTCCTTCTTACAGTTCCATTCCCAGGCTGCTCCTTCAGactgttgatttttgttttgtttttttttttgttttgttttgttttgttttttagcacAGAATTGTGAGaaggtttgtttgtgtatgctGTTATTTGCTAAGCCTAACCATCTTCCACAGATTGAGTGGGAGTTTGAGTCCTGAACAAGACCAGGGACTGTGGAAGCAGAGGTAAAACCTTCTTTCATATTTGATCCACATAAAGTACCTGAGAAAACTGTGCCAACTGTGGAGTTTGTAGATTTTACATTGCCATCTGATTTTCTTTGCAGCCATAAATCGTCTTCAATCCAGAAGGAGACTCCAAAGAAGAAACCAAAACTGGAAATGAAGCCATCCAATGGGGACAGGTACAATATTTGTTGTAATTGTttgagaaaacataaaaatgtaaatccTTTTTGGCTTAACCCTCCTTAACTTTCCCCCACATGTTGACTAGCCATCTCAGTATTAGCCTCatactctttttttctctcatcagtAGTTCCATCACCCAGTCGATGGACTCTGGAGGAACGGACAACTTTATTCTCATCAGCCAGCTAAAGGAGGAAGTGATGTCACTGAAGAGACTTCTGCAGCAAAGGGATCAGACCATCCTAGAGAAGGACCGAAAGGTACATTATCAGCCTCACAGATCTCCTGCACTAATGAGTCAAGCTTCATTGCCAATGGTTGCTTTATTTCTTTGGGGTATTGATTCTAAAACTCTCCTCTAGCTCACAGAGATCAAAGCGGACTTTCAGTATCAGGAATCCAATATGAGAGTGAAGATGAACCAAATGGAGAAAGCACACAAAGAGGCTATGGAGCAACAGCAGGTAAGAAACTCCATATAAACACAGAGTAGGTGGTTGGTAAATGTTCATTACTAAAGTGGATCTTTAATTTTAGTCCAGTCTATTTCTGAGTTTATGTGCCAGAAACAATTAACATCCAGTCTTTGGTTTATCATTATCAGGaaataaatgctgaaaaatTTCACTGGACCTGTATTACGACTATCCCCTACATATGTGCCACTGTACATACATGGATGGTGCACATGTTGCATAAGTCTGTTGTTATGGATACAGTGGGTGTGTCATTTGAGTGATTTCCTGTCAAACCCTGTGCCATTAACTTCCTAAATGTGTCAAGGATGTTTTCACCACTGTAGTTGAAGGCATGTTTAGTCAAAAGTCATTCATTTGTAACATCGGCTTAATGAAGGGTAAGtcatgaaaaagaaattatttcagCCTGTGCTTTCTTAGAATTAGCTACTGTGTAGACTACAATCAAGATGTCACGTAAATTGTAGTGTACGCTGTGATTTTACAGATGCTTCCACGAAGGTACTAAAACTTTCAACTATATATCTAGTTTCTAACACAGTTAACCCTTTGTTTCCACAGGCCAAGAATAGGGAATTGATGAAACAAGTGGCTGCCCtctcaaaaggaaaaaagtttGACCGGACAGGAAGCTCACTGCTGTTGCCCTAACAATAGGCCAGCCAGCGGATACCAACACAGAGCGGCTTCATTGTAACACTGTGAAGGTCTCTCTCCTGTGTTTCCTCATTGCCATTGACATTGATTACTTCTTAATTGGTAAAGCCAGAGACCATGTTGTACATGGATATCGATTGTTGAATCAAAGAAACCTTTCTCTAAATGTCAacatattttagatattttatgGCAACTTTTCCACTGGATCATAGGATGCGTCTTTGGATGGCGTGGAGGATGGAGCCCTCGTTCTTAACACTGCCGggccaaaacaaaaagcatggTGTGCATATGTGGATAGCATTCTGTCTGACTCAGTGTATCCACTTAATTTTTATGGATGTCAtgcaatttatttattcaactgTATTTCTtagctttttttatttcctcacaACATACTACAAGAATATCCCACATTTTGGGGGTTTCTTCAATAGCCTTTAGTTATATTTTTCTAAATGGATGCGATTGTGGAAGACAAGTTCTCCTCCATGGAGATCCTGCGCAAATTTTAATGTATGCAAACGTGGGAAAGGCGACCACTGAGCTCCTGCTCAACAATAGAGAACTCTCAGTAACAATTCATGAAACAACCAATGAATTTTGAAAGGCTGTGTGATAGAGAAACACCTTGCCGCCCTCCTTCTCACTGTGTGAAAGCTGTAGTGCtttgctgtttctctttattGGAGCACTTGCAATGACGCATGATGTTACTGCCAGATACAAGATGGCGTTGTGGTCAGATTCACCCCCCTGCCTACCccttttaattagttttttaaGAATCACTTGTAAATGTATTACTGGGGTCTGCCATTGTATTTAAACTATTGCTTGTATCTGTTTTAGtgagtacagtatgtgtatggTAAGGCCAGTTGAAATTAACGTCTGTAGAAGATGCTTTTTAAAGGAACACAACTTTCACCTTGCATTATTGGGCTGGTTTCATACTGTGGCGTCCAGGAtcacttttgtacttttttccAAACCAAGTgttttaaaactattaaaactgGCTAAACTGTTactacatgtttgtttttttttttagctatatAAAAGTTGAACTCTTTAAACTTTAAGTTAACACTGGAGTGGACAGGATCGAGGACGTAGTGTGCATGGCTTGTAAAGGTCACACTATTTACAGTAAGTGTTAGTTAATGTGCCAACTAAAAGGGCACAATCTTAAACCTAGAGAGGTTAATTAAGATTAAATATGTTAGTAGTTATGTAGTGTTAATTATTTAAGAATTATATACTTAATACTCATCTGTTCGTAAGTTAATATCTACTTTATGCAAGAATAAAAATCTTATCTTTAGGAATCAATGGCCTTCTCTGGGAGGGATATTCAGTGTGTGGCAAGTCCAGCATAAGAATCACTGTCATATGAAGATGTATGTAAATAATTCACATTATATTCAATGCAATTCAGCATAATTGAAACTTCCCTTTTAAAACACACCTGCACTAGGTTATGCGTACTTACATGCTGTCCAGTAATAATGTTTTGATACCACTGACGATTCGTCTTCATTGTGGCAACCTCGTTTGTTACGTCACCACGTTAATGGGAGCTCCAAGGTGCGTCATACTTTCCATCCGGGTCATTGGGACCCGGATGCTATCCGATTAGCTTAGCTCGATTGTGTTTGCAGTCCATTTAGTGTgtggaacaaataaaaacaagcgTTTACATCGAACCTGGCTATGTAAAGACTGGAATAAATACATTACAGTGTGGGTGTCTTTTGATTCACGAAGCTGATAGGGGCGAAATATGTTTGACGTATATAGATTGTAATTGTTTTGTTACCATGAGCTAGCTTAACTCACTTTTCCAGGCTGAACTCTaacgttagctagttagctgcCTGGACTTGGGTAACAAGTAACGCTAACCAAAAACAACCTCACTAAATCTGAAGAGAAGTGGCGCAAGGTACGTGTGTGTTGCATCCATGgaatttcttatattttttccGTAGTTATAGCTAGCGAGCAAAGCTAACGTTAACGAGCCATGCTAACAGATTCTGTTGACGTTAAAAAGCCTGGGGTTAAAAATGAGAAGCATTGTTCCCGCTCATTCTTATAATTGAGAATAAGAAAATTAATAACGTTACAAAAATCTCAACAAGGTTTAACGTTAGTGAAACGCACCTGGAGTTACAATGTGAACTAGGTAACTGTAACTGAAGGTACTGCTTTCCTCAGTGTTAATGGCAGAAATAAACTATAGGTTAACtagtaaaaacataaacatggcGACGCTGGGAAACATAGACGTTTACTTTCAGCAGGAGACAAAGTGATATTTCACTGACTGAGCATTCatggtgttttatttatgttaccACGCCAGTCACGGAGGATGCTGCTGTGGaaaacagtacacacacaaacacagacaaagggCAGAGCTTCACAGCAGAACAGCTGTATAGgttaaaaacaaacctgtgtACAAATGCTCACACAAACCAACGCTGCATAGGATGGTTGTTTTAGAGTAGAGGTTTAGCCAAGTCTTTTGAGACAGAAAACACGTGATGGTATGCAGATCTATTCAGTATGGTGACATCAATTATGCTCCATCATTCAGGGATGTTGAGTCTTATTAATGCCACAGCTCGCTGAGAGTATTATGAGCCAAATGCCTAAACTGTAATTGTTATGTTTCATGACATTTTAGGATGTCTGACTCAGATAGTGATGACGACCAAGATCGTCCCTTCTCTCTAACTGGCTTCCTCTTTGGAAACATCAACGAAGATGGACAGTTAGAGGATGACAGTGTTCTGGATAATGTGGGTGTTTTTATAGATACTTTTACAGCAATGTTTAATTCATGTCAAAGTCGTTTCAACATATATAGCATTTAAACTATAATTGGTTCTGCCCTTTCTCCTTACACCAGGAGTCCAAAAAGCATCTGGCTGGTTTGGGTACTTTGGGTCTGGGCTCACTTATTACAGAGATCACTGCCAATGAGGATGCTGAtcaagaggaaaacagagagacTGGTAGTGTGGATGCAGATGGTGAGGGTTAATATATGATGGAACTTTGCTTTAATGTGGCAAGAAAAGATATGTGGTGACAATTTGAATATATTACCCCATTCAGGTTGGGTGAAAAGCACTGAAGATGCAGTTGATTATTCTGACATTAGTGAAGTTGCTGAAGATGAGACAAAGAAGTACCGTCAGGCCATGGGGTCTTTGCAGCCCAGCAGGAAAACAGGTGATTGTTTTACAGCTTCATTAAAAGATTCACAATATTGTTGGATTCTATGTTATTTTGTTacttatattaaaaaatatttattttttaatcctAGATGATGAGGACGACTATGATGCTGACTGTGAGGACATTGATTCTAAGCTCAtgcctccaccaccaccacctagTCTTCATACATCTGCCAAGAAAGAGGAACCCTCCTCTCAGAGCACAAATGGTAAGGGCATGTTTACTCATGATTAGCGTCTATataaaaattgtgtttttcatatCCCTTTCCACAAAGGCTTGAGTTAACAGTGTATAATCTGATTATATCTACACCTGCTTTGTTCTGTTGCTGTCTTTCTTTCAGTTGGGGAAGAGGGTGATGGCATCATCCTACCCTCCATTATTGCTCCATCCTCTGCGGGTGATAAAGTGGACTTCAGCAGCTCGTCAGACTCTGAGTCAGAAACTGACCGTCCCTGCCAGGGCTCAGGGGCTGGAGGCCCCCCAGATAGGCTCAACCTCCCTCTTGCTGGCATCATGCAGAAAGATGCTGCCAAAGCACTTCCGAGTGTCACAGAGCTCTTCCCAGAGTTTAGGCCTGGAAAGGTAAAGCTTCTTACTGAAGCGTAACTTGTCATTAGGCATGCAAAAGGTTTATTCTATCATAATTTTCAAACCAAGGATAGCACTGACTCCCATTGTGTTGGATGCCCAACCAGGTGCTTAGGTTTCTACGTCTGTTCGGTCCTGGAAAGAACATGCCGTCAGTTTGGAGGAGTGCCcgaaggaagaagaagaggaagcacCGGGACCCTCAGCCTGGGACACCTCCTCCAGAAGGGGAGCCTGCAGAGCAAAGCCAGGAGAAAAAATCTGGATGGATTTATGAGTATGCACTCCCTCCACCCCCAGAGCAGTGCCTCTCTGATGATGAGGTAAATCTTCCACTGTTACAGGCTATTCTAGGTTCTTATAATGTCAGCCAGTAGTAGTTGTGCAATGTATAATTAGATCCAGCAGTTcacatggttttttttttttggtttttttttttttaaccttttccaGATAACAATGATGGCTCCAGTAGAATCAAAATTCTCACAAACGTGTGGTGATGGTGACAAGGAGGCAGAGTCTCGACCTAAAGTAGCAGAGTGGAGATATGGTCCAGCCCAGCTGTGGTACGATATGTTAGGTGTGCCAGAGGACGGAAGCAATTTCAACTATGGGTTCAAGCTAAAAGATTTGATTGAACCTCAGAAGCAGGACACACCTACGGAAATAGCAGAAACTGCTCCAGAGGTATGCAGTCACATGACATCTGTAGCCATAACTGGGAAATTATACTTATTGTGTAACTGATGttcttaaaaatatattattaatttcAGGGGCAGGATGACAATGATAAAAATGaggatgatgataataatgatgatgatggagataAAGACAGAACAGCTCTTGAGAATGAGCTCTTCTTGATGGTCACGCAACTGCAATGGGAGGACGATATTATCTGGAATGGAGAGGATGTAAAACACAAGGGCACCAAGACTCAGCGAGCCAGCCTGGCAGGATGGCTGCCCTCGAGCATGACCCGCAATGCCAATGCCTATAATGCACAGCAGGGTGAGatgcacaaaaaaatatgttacaCTGGGTACCTTTCTATGATGCAAACTGCCTGCTTTGAAATACCTTGTAGCAGCAATAGAAACAAATGCTCAGCAACATTCTGAAATCATGCATCATGCTGAAATGTTTCTTGGGtgttaaacaaatgtaataatatgTTTATCCTTACAGGTCTAACAAGAAGTAATTCCCAGTTAGTGCCACCTACACCCCCACCAATGCCCAAAGTCCCTTCAATTTCTGGTTCCAAACGGGAGAAAAACAGCCATGATAACCAAAGTGAGTTTAGTTTAGGTTACAGTACAAATAATAATCTTGGGAATCCAGACCCTTTTATCTCTGGGTAACTTCTAATCTTATgtaatgtcatttgtttttattcttttgcaGCCTCTCTGGAAGAAGACTGTCCCTGGTTCTCCATTTTCCCCATTGACAATGAAGAGTTAGTGTATGGACGCTGGGAAGACAACATTATCTGGGATGACCAGGAAATGGATTACATGCTTATGCCACCTGTTCTGACCCTGGATCCCAATGATGAGAATATCATTCTAGGTACAGTGTATTCAGAAACTTTATCTTCTCAGGCTGTATGTTCatttctgttcttgttttttctccAAATTGGCAAtagctgcagtttatttttagtcatttattttgACACCTCAGAAACTGTTGTGTCTTGTAGAAATTCCTaatgaaaaggaggaaacaacatCCCACTCTCCATCAAAAGAGAACAAGAAGGAAGCTGCAATCAAAAAGAGCCGCATCCTACTTGGGAAGACTGGGGTGATAAAAGATGAGCCACAGCAGGTATGCCACTTCATCAGGGCAGGTGGAAGCACGTTTGATTATGAGAAATGGCAGATTATATGCTGGGCTTCTTCATTGACAATACAGGTCATTTGAAACAAGAAATGGCAAAATATGTCCCCAATAAAGATCAAGGTTACATAATGAAGTAGCAATTATGGTGAAATTAAGTTAACAGGGTACTTGCATCTGAGGTTTCAGAATTGTTGTTTAAGCATAACTATGTGAGTATATTCTGTATAAGCATAGATTGAGAATAGTATCCTAACAATttcaaacatacatttaaaaaaaaaaatgctcagtGTGAGACCTGAATTCTCTCAACTCAGAACATGTCGCAGCCTGAAGTGAAGGATCCCTGGAACCTGTCCAACGATGAGTTCTACTATCCCAAACAGCAAGGCCTGAGAGGGACCTTCGGTGGAAACATCATTCAGGTAGGAAGCaacttgcaaaaacaaaatatggggtagaatctatctatctatctatctatctatctatctatctatctatctatctatctatctatctatctatctatctatctatctatctatctatctatctatctatctatctatctatctatctatctatctatctatctatctatctatctatctatctatctatctaattaTATAAACATCGTGACAGAGTTCTAAAAAAAATGGTacagagcaaacacagagcTGTATCTTGTGAAGTGTAAGCCAAAAACCGGTGTAGTGTAGAGTGTTGTATAATTAGAATGAGtaccttttctgtctttaacaGCACTCCATCCCAGCACTGGAGCTGAGGCAGCCATTCTTCCCCACTCACATGGGACCAATGAAGCTGCGCCAGTTCCACCGACCAACTCTGAAAAAATACTCATTTGGAGCGTTGGCTCAGCCAGGCCCCCATGCTGTCCAGCCGCTGCTCAAACACATAAAGAAGAAGGCTAAGGTGAAGCCCTGCTCAAACTAAGTATTATTACTCTGTGAACCAGATAATCCTGTAGTTTGTTGGGTGTTTGGACCTTTTGTGTTAATGCCAGCGCTGTGCATGTTAATGCTTTTTCATCTAGATGAGAGAGCAGGAAAGGCAAGCATCAGGAGGAGGAGACATGTTCTTCATGCGAACCCCGCAGGACTTGACAGGCAAAGATGGAGACCTGATCTTGGCAGAATATAGTGAAGAATACGCTCCTCTCATCATGCAAGTTGGCATGGCCACTAAGATCAAAAACTACTACAAAAGGGTAAAtcttttttccttgttttctgctctgaaatcttaaaaagtatttcattgattaatcaacaaattaaatttattcTTTTAGACATAGATTTTCTATGAATCACTTGTTTGTCGGTTATTAAAATGTGCTTTGGTCACTGTTACTCTATTCTTTAGAAACCTGGAAAGGATCCTGGAGCACCTGACTGTAAATATGGAGAGACTGTGTACTGCCACACATCCCCTTTCCTAGGATCGCTGCATCCtggacagctgctgcaggtcagtCATAGATCTAGTATTCAGTTTAGATGAACATATGAAGCATCACTGGTCTGTTACATGGCAAACAGTGAGATGTTGTATGTCTCTGTCTTTCAGGCATTTGAAAACAACCTTTTCCGTGCTCCAATCTACCTGCACAAGATGCCAGAGACTGATTTTTTGGTTCTACGAACACGCCACGGCTATTACATCAGAGAGATTGTGGATATTTTTGTAGTTGGTCAGGAGTGCCCCTTGTTTGAGGTTCCTGGGCCTAACTCAAAACGAGCCAATACCCACATCAGAGACTTCCTTCAGGTATGTTCATTTTCCTGAGTTCTCCCAGAAACCTcagccacagcaacagcaatggCTCAACTGTCACATCTGTATTCTGCAGGTGTTCATTTACCGCTTGTTTTGGAAGAGCAAAGACAGACCCCGGAGAATCCGCATGGAGGatataaaaaaagcttttcCCTCCCACTCAGAGAGCAGCATCAGGAAACGACTAAAACTCTGTGCTGACTTCAAACGTACAGGTATACTTCAGTcattcatgaattctgcatCCTGCCTGTTCACCTTGTATGTTCACTGTTCAGGTAACCATCATTAACATACTCATGGATGGACTAACCTAACCCAGTTGTGTTATGTCAGGGCAGTGTTGAGGTTGTAAAGAGATGTTTGAAGAAGCACTGTGTGTGCCTTGAATTAACAGACAGGAATCTGAGCAGGGAAAGAGCTTTTTACATCTACTATGGATTTTTACCTAGAGGTAAGATGTAGTCTAAGGACAGAAAAAGGAGATAGGGTACAAATACACAGCATTTTACATCAGCAACTCATGTTTTCTACAATGTACTTGTGAATAATGAGTACAAGAACGGCCAGAGATTGGAGGTAAGAGAAAATTAGTAATCATCTTGTCCTCATGCCAGGGATGGACTCTAACTGGTGGGTGCTGAAGCCTGACTTCAGATTGCCTACAGAAGAAGAGATCAGAGCCATGGTGTCTCCAGAACAGTGCTGCTCTTACTATAGCATGCTGGTGGCAGAGCAGAGACTCAAGGTGACATTATCGTCCTCTAAATAAGTTCTGATGGTTAGCACATTTTATCACCTTATGACACTGCTTAAATACAAGATATTTGACCTCTTTAGGATGCTGGATATGGAGAGAAATCTTTCTTTGCTCCAGAGGAGGAGAATGAAGAGGACTTTCAAATGAAGATTGATGATGAGGTATTGATCTAAGCACTTTCTAATAACGAAGTTAATCATTCTGGAGTTGAGCTACAGATTTCAGGTTTACACCATGCTGTCTCATCTTATG includes:
- the fam76b gene encoding protein FAM76B, which codes for MATSALYACTKCNQRYPFEELSQGQQLCKECRIAHPIVKCTYCRSEFQQESKTNTICKKCAQNVKQFGTPKPCQYCNIIAAFIGTKCQRCTNSEKKYGPPQTCEQCKQQCAFDRKEEGRRKVDGKLLCWLCTLSYRRVLQKTKEQRKGFGSSNSSSLNEKDHHSRSHHHHHHHQHRHSSSHHKLSGSLSPEQDQGLWKQSHKSSSIQKETPKKKPKLEMKPSNGDSSSITQSMDSGGTDNFILISQLKEEVMSLKRLLQQRDQTILEKDRKLTEIKADFQYQESNMRVKMNQMEKAHKEAMEQQQAKNRELMKQVAALSKGKKFDRTGSSLLLP